One window of Helicoverpa zea isolate HzStark_Cry1AcR chromosome 12, ilHelZeax1.1, whole genome shotgun sequence genomic DNA carries:
- the LOC124634885 gene encoding chromosome transmission fidelity protein 8 homolog, translated as MQIYIDCNNNDGGGTPEWAIVELQGLVQTKKDGITEATVVGDLHYYNRNKHPVLVLGHHILNGKEQKLEQPMAVIEKVTEGDKTAYKVKAIVKKKLLFKSRPKPIISNVAEKV; from the coding sequence TAACAACAATGACGGCGGCGGAACTCCTGAATGGGCGATAGTCGAGCTTCAAGGCCTTGTCCAAACGAAGAAGGACGGAATCACAGAGGCGACAGTCGTCGGCGACTTGCATTATTACAATAGAAACAAGCACCCTGTCTTAGTCCTCGGTCATCACATACTTAATGGCAAAGAACAAAAATTGGAGCAGCCAATGGCGGTCATTGAAAAAGTCACAGAAGGAGACAAGACAGCTTACAAAGTAAAGGCTATCGtcaaaaagaaattattattcaaatctAGACCTAAGCCTATAATCTCCAATGTAGCAGAAAAGGTGTGA
- the LOC124634884 gene encoding uncharacterized protein LOC124634884 has translation MWFNILLLFVLCSCAASSDDNDEPVLYYYGLEESERSLPACSSRQACSALALRYWRAPALLRLCRCARRSRCDSRAPADRLIELNNRAYLQFCHPVTDWPECAIQENALNVTTAYQRMNPDELEEMHHKNIQLTPPNITFNCRCRSPNYWKMASSDDNRRTYRCSSLPLCKTGEFCGNVNYDLIALHQSCLCPKHHICVHSGGIPHTRISELLYEGRGWKAHCQRVEDDYSYEEY, from the exons ATGTGGTTCAACATACTACTGCTGTTTGTGCTCTGTTCCTGCGCAGCCTCTAGCGATGACAACGACGAGCCTGTTCTATATTATTACGGCCTC GAGGAGAGCGAGCGCAGCCTGCCGGCATGCAGCTCTCGGCAGGCGTGCTCTGCGCTGGCGCTGCGCTACTGGCGCGCGCCGGCGCTGCTGCGCCTGTGCCGctgcgcgcgccgctcgcgctgCGACTCGCGCGCACCAGCCGACCGACTCATCGAGCTCAACAACAGAGCTTATCTACAG TTTTGCCACCCTGTTACCGACTGGCCAGAATGTGCCATCCAAGAAAACGCCTTAAACGTAACCACGGCCTATCAACGTATGAATCCTGATGAACTTGAAGAGATGCATCATAAAAACATACAACTTACTCCGCCAAATATAACTTTTAACTGTCGCTGTCGGAGCCCAAATTATTGGAAGATGGCATCTAGTGACGATAACCGTCGGACGTACCGATGTTCGTCTCTTCCACTATGTAAGACCGGAGAGTTCTGTGGGAACGTTAACTACGACCTGATAGCTCTGCACCAGTCCTGCCTGTGCCCCAAGCATCACATTTGTGTGCACAGCGGAGGCATTCCGCATACGCGCATCTCAGAACTGCTTTACGAAGGTAGAGGATGGAAAGCCCACTGTCAAAGAGTAGAAGACGACTATAGTTACGAAGAGTATTAA
- the LOC124635084 gene encoding WASH complex subunit 5, with translation MKVFMSEDNLCAQNLLTLVSHGNAIVAEILRLKDHKPSAYLLDSKDVVQKYQDVIMDFSYFKVADAQEKKINASAKLQDLDDELKEKYLEIINRFYLLFENIYQYIVDLNSFVDQLHDNTFIQQNIETVLKDIEGKQLLCESLYLYGAMLLLCDLYIPGPMRERLLVAFYRYSTSQSQSNIDDVCKLLRDTGFDQLNGKRPTDYPIEYFSRVYIRPEFVEKVVGKLRSEDIYNQLAVYTIPEHQASALGTQASMLVICLFFTPQYLHTDTSKMREIVDKFFPSNWVIPVYMGVTMNIIDYWENFKAAKSALSNTCNGKMIKEVFAKRGGSVSMLTTKTHQLLKEGTLTDDFVLDNINKIINLLLNSNLVLRWLLLHNTDVTFYDNNKKSKQLRELVLKESNYDPLKILELLVSTAELELKVREILNKLLENRDSAWNTNKALAIEAVNSLSELFSGAKPVAKIQENEQLKLWFDNIAKQIASLGEPTSSKSIKKVTQLLQALDEVEEFHGIKSTSTIVQYLADSKDALKNLLRTVSLKEDSLVNLETIADVSYAWCTIDLYTKHMQDSIKENPAVTSRLRALFLKLASAMEIPLLRINQAHSDDLVSVSQYYSNELIKYIQKVLQIIPEMVFNIVEKIIDLQTWAIKEVPTRLEKERLRDYAQLEDRMEVARLTHSASTFTTGILDMRSTLVGVIRVDPAELLEDGLLKELDRHISKKFEEFLEPQGKKYQPTASNLMGRLQKLAESMDGYRRSLEYIQDYINIHGLRIWQKQITAIINESVAKEISFRKGVTLYSPSAGFMGSLARQIPQLLDARICTYVNVCAAWYDVKTQNEIVNNKTFGKLNDAIGVVGLHGLDTLYGFMVKNQMQNVQDIFRSSQDKIFLGNISADMKDVDQIITKGYKTFQQLSDLLVLIGTLQIIRRHIAYQLNTTCKFDSAQLEASLRTMNESIINELKISAHSDSQPKVSSLLMQNLEEYLVRCGIYEPYDKIYVKHAQELLNADMGRILVVLLISQLPRLQLCHTTGDLITRKTGENIDGYPLLVGIYSLLRQSKTDNVDIFVDTLCTYVRIKHAESHDVAAIIRILQLFSETFNYPFSKLEDKLPLILLTHTLQK, from the exons ATGAAGGTGTTTATGTCGGAAGATAATCTCTGCGCTCAGAACTTATTGACTCTAGTATCACACGGAAATGCCATAGTTGCTGAGATATTAAGGCTAAAGGATCATAAACCCAGTGCCTACCT aTTAGATAGTAAGGATGTTGTCCAAAAGTATCAGGATGTCATCATGGATTTCAGTTACTTTAAAGTGGCTGATGCtcaagaaaagaaaattaacgCCAGTGCT aaattacAAGATTTGGATGATGagctaaaagaaaaatacttagaaataataaacagaTTCTATTtgctttttgaaaatatttatcaatacaTTGTAGATCTAAACTCATTTGTTGATCAGCTACATGATAATACCTTTATCCAGCAAAATATTGAAACTGTACTGAAGGACATTGAAGGCAAACAGTTATtg TGTGAGAGTTTATACCTCTATGGAGCTATGCTCTTGTTGTGTGATCTATACATTCCCGGTCCCATGAGGGAAAGACTTCTTGTAGCATTTTACCGCTACAGTACGAGCCAATCACAATCCAACATAGATGATGTTTGCAAACTCCTTAGAGACACTGGATTTGACCAGCTTAATGGGAAAAGACCTACAGATTACCCCATTGAATACTTTAG CCGTGTCTACATTCGTCCTGAATTCGTTGAGAAAGTTGTGGGTAAACTTCGGTCTGAAGACATCTACAACCAACTGGCTGTTTATACAATTCCTGAGCATCAGGCATCAGCATTGGGCACACAGGCTAGCATGCTAGTTATCTGTTTATTCTTCACTCCCCAATACCTACATACAGATACATCCAAAATGAGAGAAATAGTTGATAAGTTTTTTCCCAGCAATTGGGTCATACCAGTTTATATGGGCGTTACTATGAACATTATTGACTACTGGGAAAATTTCAAGGCTGCTAAGTCTGCTCTGAGCAATACATGTAATGGGAAAATGATTAAAGAAGTATTTGCTAAAAGAGGAGGTTCAGTATCAATGCTGACAACTAAAACACACCAACTATTAAAAGAAGGGACACTCACTGATGATTTTGTGTTggataatataaacaaaatcataaaCCTATTGTTGAACTCCAACTTAGTATTAAGGTGGCTCCTTCTACACAATACTGATGTAACTTTCtatgataacaataaaaaaagtaaacagCTCAGAGAGCTTGTTTTGAAGGAATCAAATTATGATCCACTGAAAATTTTGGAGCTTCTTGTAAGTACTGCAGAATTGGAATTGAAAGTCAGGGAGatattgaataaattacttgaaaataGAGATTCTGCATGGAATACAAATAAGGCTCTTGCTATTGAAGCAGTGAACAGTTTATCAGAACTTTTTTCTGGAGCAAAACCTGTTGCTAAAATACAAGAAAATGAACAACTGAAACTTTGGTTTGATAATATTGCTAAACAAATTGCATCTCTAGGTGAACCaacttcatcaaaatctatcaaGAAAGTTACTCAATTGTTACAAGCATTAGATGAAGTCGAAGAATTTCATGGCATAAAGAGTACTTCCACAATTGTTCAGTATCTGGCAGATAGTAAAGATGCATTAAAAAATCTTCTGAGGACTGTATCCTTAAAAGAAGATTCCTTAGTTAATTTGGAAACAATTGCAGATGTAAGCTATGCTTGGTGCACAATTGATTTATACACAAAACATATGCAAGATAGCATTAAAGAGAACCCAGCTGTCACCAGCAGGCTCAGGGCTCTATTCCTAAAGTTAGCCAGTGCCATGGAAATACCATTACTCAGGATAAATCAAGCTCATAGTGATGATTTGGTGTCAGTGTCACAATACTACAGTAATGAACTGATTAAATATATCCAAAAGGTATTGCAAATTATTCCAGAAATGGTTTTTAATATTGTAGAGAAAATAATTGACTTGCAAACTTGGGCAATTAAAGAAGTGCCAACTAGGTTAGAAAAGGAAAGATTGAGGGATTATGCACAACTAGAAGACAGAATGGAAGTTGCAAGGCTGACCCATTCTGCATCCACATTCACCACAG GAATTTTGGACATGAGGTCAACATTAGTCGGCGTAATAAGAGTAGACCCTGCAGAGCTGTTGGAAGATGGTCTGTTAAAAGAATTAGACAGACATATCAGTAAAAAGTTTGAGGAGTTTTTAGAACCTCAAGGAAAAAAGTATCAACCAACAGCAAGTAATTTAATGGGCCGATTGCAAAAACTTGCTGAAAGTATGGACGGTTACAGGCGGTCTCTAGAATACATACAGGATTATATCAATATCCATGGTTTACGAATTTGGCAGAAACAG ataaCTGCGATCATTAATGAAAGTGTAGCCAAGGAGATAAGTTTCCGAAAGGGAGTTACATTGTACAGCCCCTCGGCTGGCTTTATGGGCAGTTTAGCTCGACAAATACCACAGTTGTTGGACGCTCG TATATGCACGTACGTTAACGTATGCGCAGCCTGGTACGACgtaaaaacacaaaatgaaaTAGTAAACAACAAAACATTTGGAAAACTTAACGATGCCATTGGAGTAGTAGGTCTTCATGGATTAGATACTTTGTATGGTTTCATGGTAAAAAACCAGATGCAAAATGTGCAAGATATATTCAGATCCAGTCAAGACAAGATTTTCTTAGGAAACATAAGTGCTGATATGAAAGACGTTGACCAGATTATTACCAAAGGATATAAAACATTCCAACAGCTATCAGATTTACTCGTTTTGATAGGGACCTTACAAATTATAAGAAGGCACATTGCTTATCAGTTGAATACAACTTGCAAATTTGACTCTGCACAGTTGGAGGCTTCACTAAGGACTATGAATGA GTCCATTATTAACGAATTAAAGATATCTGCTCATTCTGACTCACAGCCAAAAGTATCGTCGCTACTTATGCAAAATCTGGAAGAGTATTTAGTAAGATGTGGTATTTATGAACCATATGACAAAATTTATGTGAAACATGCGCAGGAATTACTGAACGCAGATATGGGTCGAATACTCGTTGTACTCCTAATATCGCAATTACCTAGATTGCAACTGTGCCATACAACAG GTGATCTCATAACGAGAAAAACAGGAGAAAATATAGACGGGTACCCATTATTAGTGGGAATTTACTCTCTTTTACGACAAAGTAAAACTGATAATGTTGACATCTTTGTTGATACCCTGTGCACGTATGTAAG AATAAAACATGCAGAATCACATGACGTTGCTGCTATTATCAGGATTCTACAATTATTTTCTGAAACATTTAATTATCCATTTAGTAAATTGGAGGATAAGCTGCCTTTAATATTGCTTACACATACACtccagaaataa
- the LOC124634883 gene encoding general transcription and DNA repair factor IIH helicase subunit XPB produces the protein MGPPKKFKKYDSRTGSDRSGKKKKVEEEMTIDLVDDDNSENVGVPGAAMQDAEKNDQVPEDEFGAKDYRSQMALKADNASRPLWVAPNGHIFLEAFSPVYKHAHDFLIAIAEPVCRPQHIHEYKLTAYSLYAAVSVGLQTADIIEYLQRLSKCAVPAGIIEFIQLCTLSYGKVKLVLKHNRYLVESKHVEVLQKLLKDPIIQQCRLRRDGDDDFLSSALPDKPSTALKPGETSDKPPPANGTVPDDISQFYQQLDKEDDDDDVTDITANTAVAFEVDPDKIEVIQKRCIELEHPLLAEYDFRNDSINPDINIDLKPTAVLRPYQEKSLRKMFGNGRARSGVIVLPCGAGKSLVGVTAVCTVRKRALVLCNSGVSVEQWKQQFKCWSTADDSMICRFTSEAKDKPMGAGILITTYSMITHGQRRSWEAEQTMKWLQAQEWGLVVLDEVHTIPAKMFRRVLTIVHSHAKLGLTATLLREDDKIADLNFLIGPKLYEANWLELQANGYIARVQCAEVWCPMTPEFYREYLIQKINKKMLLYVMNPSKFRACQFLVRYHERRGDKTIVFSDNVFALRHYAVKMNKPYIYGPTSQSERIQILQNFKFNPKVNTIFVSKVADTSFDLPEANVLIQISSHGGSRRQEAQRLGRILRAKKGALAEEYNAFFYTLVSQDTLEMAYSRKRQRFLVNQGYSYKVITELKGMDTEPDLLYGTREEQGMLLQQVLAASETECEEEREGGAGGAGGGAARRPGALASLAGADDALYLEHRRNNSGQKHPLFKKFRY, from the exons GCAAGAAAAAGAAGGTGGAAGAAGAGATGACCATAGATTTAGTAGATGATGACAACTCTGAGAATGTTGGTGTGCCAGGCGCTGCCATGCAGGATGCAGAGAAGAATGATCAAGTGCCTGAAGATGAATTTGGTGCCAAGGATTATAG AAGTCAAATGGCCTTGAAGGCTGACAATGCAAGTCGTCCTTTGTGGGTGGCACCAAATGGTCATATATTCTTGGAAGCATTCTCGCCAGTCTACAAACATGCCCACGATTTCCTTATTGCTATTGCAGAGCCTGTGTGCCG TCCGCAACACATCCATGAGTACAAACTGACAGCTTACAGTTTATATGCTGCTGTGTCCGTGGGTCTCCAGACTGCAGACATTATTGAGTACCTGCAAAGACTCAGCAAGTGTGCTGTCCCTGCTGGCATTATAGAGTTTATTCAGTTGTGTACACTGTCTTATGGAAAAGTGAAGCTTGTGCTGAAACataatag GTATCTAGTGGAGAGTAAACATGTGGAAGTCCTACAGAAATTGCTCAAGGATCCAATAATTCAGCAATGTCGATTGCGTCGCGACGGCGATGACGACTTCTTATCGTCAGCACTGCCCGACAAACCATCTACTGCACTTAAACCAG gcGAGACCAGTGACAAACCTCCACCGGCTAACGGCACTGTCCCAGATGATATCAGCCAGTTCTACCAACAGTTAGAcaaggaggatgatgatgatgacgtaacAGATATTACCGCTAATACCGCCGTCGCATTCGAAGTCGACCCTGATAAAATTGAG GTAATACAAAAGCGTTGCATCGAACTAGAACACCCGTTACTGGCTGAGTACGACTTCCGCAACGACAGCATCAATCCTGACATTAACATCGACCTGAAGCCCACCGCGGTGCTGCGTCCCTATCAGGAGAAGAGTTTGCGCAAAATGTTCGGCAACGGACGTGCTCG TTCAGGCGTGATAGTACTCCCGTGCGGCGCGGGCAAGTCGCTGGTGGGCGTGACGGCGGTGTGCACGGTGCGCAAGCGGGCGCTCGTGCTGTGCAACTCCGGCGTCTCCGTCGAGCAGTGGAAGCAGCAGTTCAAGTGCTGGTCCACGGCTGATGATAGCATGATCTGCAG ATTCACATCAGAAGCGAAAGACAAGCCAATGGGCGCGGGCATCCTGATAACAACATACTCTATGATCACTCACGGACAGCGTCGCTCGTGGGAGGCGGAACAGACCATGAAGTGGCTGCAAGCTCAGGAGTGGGGACTGGTCGTGTTGGACGAGGTGCACACTATACCGGCCAAAATGTTCCGCAGAGTGCTCACTATCGTGCACTCGCATGCTAAGCTCG GTCTAACGGCAACCCTACTTCGAGAGGACGACAAGATCGCCGATCTAAACTTCTTGATCGGTCCGAAGCTTTACGAGGCGAACTGGCTGGAGTTGCAAGCGAACGGGTACATTGCTCGGGTGCAGTGCGCTGAGGTGTGGTGTCCCATGACGCCCGAGTTCTACAGGGAATATCTCATACAGAA aATAAACAAGAAAATGCTGTTATACGTAATGAACCCATCAAAGTTTCGAGCGTGTCAGTTTTTAGTTCGTTACCACGAGCGGCGCGGGGACAAGACCATAGTGTTCTCAGACAATGTGTTCGCCCTCCGACACTACGCCGTCAAAATGAACAAACCTTACATCTACGGGCCCACCTCACAGAGCGAAAGGATTCAAATATTGCAGAACTTCAAGTTTAACCCTAAAGTCAACACGATATTTGTCAGTAAAGTCGCCGATACAAGTTTTGATTTGCCAGAAGCTAATGTTTTGATTCAAATTTCGTCACACGGTGGGTCGCGTCGACAGGAAGCCCAGAGATTGG gTCGTATTTTGAGAGCGAAAAAAGGCGCGTTAGCTGAGGAGTACAACGCTTTCTTTTACACCTTGGTGTCACAAGATACTTTAGAAATGGCATACAGTCGCAAGCGACAACGGTTTCTTGTCAATCAGGGTTACAGTTATAAG GTTATCACTGAACTAAAGGGAATGGATACGGAGCCGGACTTACTCTATGGTACACGAGAAGAACAGGGCATGCTTCTTCAACAG GTGCTCGCAGCATCGGAGACGGAGTGCGAGGAGGAGCGcgagggcggcgcgggcggcgcgggcggcggcgcggcgcggcgcccgGGCGCGCTGGCCTCGCTCGCCGGCGCCGACGACGCGCTCTACCTCGAGCACAGGCGCAACAACAGCGGCCAGAAGCATCCGCTCTTCAAGAAGTTCCGATACTAA
- the LOC124634882 gene encoding uncharacterized protein LOC124634882, whose protein sequence is MEAVEEPPLINAAVDGVKVTVVVDENDENAVASVASDVCHKSNGVADSETAEVAAVESNTAPSEDGKCEIEQSVDVKHEAQENDKITAASDVSELDSSTAEVVVSDAPTNKEATNDPSPDIAEAVKEQIEDKDTVNVDNNTGTAEIQLEELAEVVKSDPSIERVTFQTEILVETNDSEIIETITEEVIEDQDSNNLLSELGHGIELSEALRSSNVTDSAENNNCAVRQEVFNKEELLDILEGNDEGQPGDLLPPNFKNRRSDKMLETQIALQQLSRLKGKKTKRRHFDRQPRAQKMVRTDKIQKVVTQEPVDDEKVSTEKKNEESIVNVLVKEWDDEEAPEVEKSKKLLEESEQLLHSTEEVVKTQDTVCKEEEASVRTSIDSSSEAKTPALNKSSDEGQPQRRLGRVIKKKVIFDPDNPDTFTKSKSVLKSKEPSMEKDQTPSKIQKIKTEQAFQRSKSKSPTAKLQWKKPSPKNCKQNKRLTEVDKLLMDEGAVNMIYQLTPEATKGKKNMKTKAEFIKKLQSSTPDSKEMKFRERKKESKYEDGEAKKILGGKQRPSLSSSVKSPSVCEDFEAHSADDSIIYRRHSSSSYSSSCMSPHRLSDVEASNQGSSRNSSQSAQVDNSMQASIEGNSNRSTADVFMSDTDPIRTDIINKDDCLSIKQKLNSKLNLALNKRKRENSKPEKPLKIKKVMKIDENNSVNTEDFKYLSINFDQRLAEISVQKPGTKCNVELIRELEKALQLIEQKKDISVTLLPSECGTTYSELDLRPLLDANMEKSTNFAYELAESIKSLLQAVEQHTKLICSGVSGRCSGIGLALIGLSDVALASERASFSISPKSHGAAAPIQPGLSVFTSHGPLSQPLLNDLIVFGRRLTAAEALRGGLVSRVLWPENFNEQIHTIAKDIAAQPAQNIWLKKQLLNMKKGGAESTFLAYLEKERDLLVEYWTSVEGQEIIRAAYTA, encoded by the exons ATGGAAGCTGTAGAAGAGCCTCCACTTATTAATGCTGCAGTGGACGGCGTGAAAGTAACGGTTGTGGTCGATGAAAACGACGAAAACGCTGTGGCTTCGGTAGCATCGGATGTATGTCACAAATCAAACGGAGTTGCCGATTCGGAGACTGCAGAAGTCGCCGCAGTTGAAAGCAATACTGCGCCCAGCGAAGACGGAAAATGTGAAATTGAACAGTCCGTGGACGTGAAACATGAAGCGcaagaaaatgataaaataacgGCGGCATCTGATGTGTCTGAACTAGATAGTAGCACCGCGGAGGTAGTTGTTAGCGATGCTCCAACTAACAAGGAGGCTACTAATGATCCTTCGCCTGACATTGCTGAAGCAGTGAAAGAGCAAATTGAGGATAAAGATACTGTTAATGTGGATAATAATACAGGCACAGCAGAAATACAATTAGAGGAATTGGCTGAAGTTGTCAAATCTGATCCATCTATAGAAAGAGTCACTTTTCAAACGGAAATTTTGGTTGAAACAAATGACAGTGAGATCATTGAAACTATTACTGAAGAGGTTATTGAAGATCAGGATTCTAACAACTTACTTAGTGAACTTGGTCATGGTATTGAATTAAGTGAAGCTTTACGCTCATCAAATGTCACTGATAGTGCAGAAAACAACAATTGTGCTGTGAGACAGGAAGTGTTCAATAAGGAGGAATTATTGGACATCTTGGAAGGCAATGATGAGGGACAACCTGGAGATTTACTGCCACCCAATTTTAAAAACAGGCGTTCTGATAAAATGTTAGAAACACAAATAGCTTTGCAACAACTTTCTAGATTGAAAGGGAAAAAAACTAAGAGGCGGCATTTTGATCGTCAGCCTAGAGCCCAGAAAATGGTGAGAACTGATAAAATTCAGAAGGTAGTCACGCAAGAGCCTGTTGATGATGAAAAAGTTTCTACTGAAAAGAAGAATGAGGAGAGTATAGTCAATGTATTGGTCAAAGAGTGGGATGATGAAGAAGCCCCTGAAGTTGAAAAGTCAAAGAAGTTGTTAGAGGAAAGTGAACAGTTGTTGCATAGTACTGAAGAAGTTGTAAAAACTCAAGACACTGTCTGTAAAGAAGAAGAAGCATCTGTTCGAACCTCAATTGATTCCTCAAGTGAAGCTAAAACTCCAGCTTTAAACAAAAGCAGTGATGAAGGTCAGCCACAACGAAGGCTTGGCAGAGTTATAAAGAAGAAAGTTATATTTGACCCAGATAATCCTGACACCTTTACAAAAAGCAAATCTGTTTTAAAGAGCAAAGAACCTAGCATGGAAAAAGATCAAACTCCatccaaaatacaaaaaattaagaCTGAACAAGCTTTTCAGAGGTCCAAATCTAAGTCACCCACGGCTAAATTGCAATGGAAAAAGCCTTCTCCTAAAAACTGCAAACAAAATAAGCGACTGACTGAAGTTGACAAATTACTAATGGATGAAGGAGCTGTAAATATGATTTATCAACTCACTCCTGAGGCTACAAAAGGGAAGAAGAACATGAAAACCAAAGCAGAATTCATCAAAAAGTTACAGAGCTCCACACCTGATTCAAAAGAAATGAAATTTcgagaaagaaaaaaagaatcAAAGTATGAAGATGGAGAGGCTAAGAAAATTCTTGGTGGCAAGCAGAGACCTTCCCTGAGTAGTTCGGTCAAATCACCCTCAGTATGTGAAGACTTTGAGGCGCACAGTGCTGATGATTCCATCATTTATAGACGGCATTCATCAAGTTCTTATTCCAGCTCTTGCATGAGTCCACACCGGCTAAGTGATGTGGAAGCTAGCAATCAGGGCAGCTCGCGTAATTCTTCACAAAGTGCTCAGGTTGATAATTCAATGCAAGCAAGTATTGAAGGCAATAGCAATCGCTCAACTGCTGATGTGTTCATGTCGGACACAGACCCCATCAGGACTGACattataaataaagatgattgtTTGTCTATAAAACAGAAACTTAATTCCAAATTAAATCTTGCCCTAAATAAGAGAAAGCGGGAGAATTCCAAACCTGAAAAAccattaaagataaaaaaagttatgaaaattgatgaaaataattctgtaaatactgaagattttaaatacttatccATTAATTTTGATCAAAGACTAGCTGAAATAAGTGTACAGAAACCAGGGACCAAATGTAATGTGGAG CTAATAAGGGAGTTAGAGAAAGCCTTACAGTTGATAGAACAAAAAAAAGACATATCAGTGACTTTGTTACCATCTGAATGTGGGACTACATACTCAGAGTTAGATTTAAGACCATTGTTGGATGCTAATATGGAGAAATCAACAAACTTTGCATATGAACTGGCTGAATCTATAAA GTCTCTTTTGCAAGCAGTGGAACAACACACGAAGCTCATATGCTCAGGAGTTAGTGGTAGATGTTCCGGCATCGGCCTGGCGCTGATAGGCCTGAGCGATGTGGCGCTGGCTTCGGAGCGCGCTAGCTTCTCTATCAGCCCCAAGTCACACGGAGCGGCGGCGCCTATACAGCCAGGATTATCAGTTTTCACTTCACATGGACCCCTCTCACAACCTTTA CTAAACGACCTAATCGTTTTCGGGCGCCGGCTGACCGCTGCGGAGGCGTTGCGCGGTGGTCTGGTGAGCCGCGTGCTGTGGCCTGAGAACTTCAACGAACAAATCCACACTATAGCTAAGGATATCGCTGCTCAACCTGCGCAA AACATCTGGTTAAAGAAGCAATTACTGAATATGAAAAAGGGTGGGGCGGAGTCTACATTCCTGGCGTATTTAGAAAAGGAACGGGATCTACTCGTAGAGTATTGGACCTCTGTTGAAGGGCAGGAGATCATTCGCGCCGCTTATACCGCCTAA
- the LOC124635085 gene encoding leukocyte receptor cluster member 1 homolog — MNILPKKRWHVRTKENIARVRKDEAEAAEKEKQEKLRVERADREARLQVLKQKSRQKLQEFGIDDEPKSKKEETTEHINLFTNLEDAIKTTNKDHDNDVKEKKEEYEKKIGYLTYLGQDTNEALGKKNWYEVPPETARGSRSTDIKDTYDKLVLKDADGKPKIKESDEKNGEIGWKKKQMLDPMNAFKHLHDYSYKDKKKTVTKDVTEKRSKHKKKEKKHKKEDKDAKLQKLREARLKREQQERHRTELFLKGLHNPSKPETVQDTGIKPKYNSQFNPELARQNYR; from the exons ATGAATATTCTTCCAAAGAAAAG ATGGCACGTCAGAACAAAGGAAAATATAGCCAGAGTACGCAAAGATGAGGCTGAAGCTgcagaaaaagaaaaacaggAAAAATTAAGGGTTGAAAGAGCAGACAGAGAAGCACGGCTACAAGTGTTGAAACAAAAAAGTAGACAAAAGTTACAAGAATTTGGCATTGACGATGAACCAAAATCTAAGAAAGAAGAAACTACTGAACATATTAACTTATTCACAAATCTTGAAGATGCTATAAAAACCACAAATAAAGATCATGATAATGATGTAAAGGAAAAAAAGGAAgagtatgagaaaaaaattggTTACTTAACTTATCTCGGTCAGGATACAAATGAGGCCCTGGGCAAAAAGAATTGGTATGAGGTGCCACCAGAGACAGCTAGAGGCTCCAGGTCTACTGATATAAAAGACACTTATGACAAGTTGGTATTGAAAGATGCGGATGGCAAACCCAAAATAAAAGAGTCAGATGAAAAAAATGGAGAAATTGGCTGGAAGAAGAAACAAATGCTTGATCCCATGAATGCATTCAAACATCTTCATGATTATTCTTATAAAGACAAAAAGAAAACAGTGACAAAAGATGTTACCGAAAAGAGAagtaaacataaaaagaaagagaaaaaacataaaaaagaagaCAAAGATGCAAAATTGCAGAAACTAAGAGAGGCTCGTCTAAAACGTGAACAGCAAGAAAGACATAGAACAGAGTTGTTTCTTAAAGGACTTCATAATCCTTCTAAACCAGAAACTGTACAAGATACTGGAATTAAGCCAAAATATaattcacaatttaatccaGAATTAGCACGACAAAATTATagataa